The following are encoded together in the Pedobacter sp. D749 genome:
- a CDS encoding winged helix-turn-helix domain-containing protein: MREYKYFKILDDILTHFNGGNLSITEITIYWVGLNVDFPLDPFLDKLVKDGYISQHDSKKYFITLEGSLLLESGGYVSKEKSKELLATRVENNETRVRRATIWAAIVGGLLLIWEIVSFFLSKPFIEMIQSNIKNFFKL, encoded by the coding sequence ATGCGTGAGTATAAATATTTCAAAATATTAGATGATATACTAACTCATTTTAATGGAGGTAACTTATCTATAACTGAAATAACAATCTATTGGGTAGGTTTGAATGTTGATTTTCCATTAGATCCGTTCTTAGATAAATTGGTTAAAGATGGTTATATATCACAACATGATAGCAAAAAATATTTTATCACCTTAGAAGGTTCTTTATTACTTGAATCGGGTGGTTACGTTTCAAAAGAAAAATCAAAAGAATTACTAGCAACGCGAGTTGAAAATAATGAAACTAGAGTTAGAAGAGCTACAATTTGGGCTGCTATAGTTGGAGGATTACTATTGATTTGGGAAATAGTTAGCTTTTTCTTGTCGAAACCATTTATTGAAATGATCCAAAGCAATATAAAAAACTTTTTTAAATTATAA
- a CDS encoding radical SAM/SPASM domain-containing protein produces MKYSQFNSVISYQNNFLLYNSFTNSYLVIQPFLKDLLEASRYHNEIDDLANVHPLFYNDLIKNGFFVENSEDEVQKVRSKVEVIDNTDQEYTLTINPTMNCNFKCWYCYETHIKKSNMEEANVAKTKALISNILSAENLKLFKLQFFGGEPLLNYQDAVKPILSYCLEKAKEKDINLLVSITTNGYLINESMLPLFHAVGPNNIIFQITLDGSEDDHDSVRFVSKTKGSYKEILDRIRLLLKSGLLVRARINYTIKNIQKCVNIIEDFKALTHEEKSRLIFSFHRVWQDSQAKDYANVIEPTIKYFKNQGFNVKTEYSLDSVNNSCYGDKLNSAVVNFNGDVYKCTARDFTSDSKNGVLSDNGSIDWNQEMLINRMNVKFKNKPCLSCKILPICNGGCSQHAYENLNGPGYCVYNFDENKKDRLIISRFEEILHDHNIPYDLNGLIENFD; encoded by the coding sequence ATGAAATATAGTCAATTCAATTCAGTTATTAGTTATCAAAACAACTTTTTGTTATACAACTCTTTTACAAATAGTTATCTCGTTATACAGCCTTTTTTAAAGGATCTTTTAGAAGCGTCCAGGTATCACAATGAAATCGATGATTTAGCCAATGTACATCCGTTGTTTTATAACGATTTGATAAAGAATGGTTTTTTCGTTGAAAATTCCGAAGATGAGGTTCAAAAAGTTAGAAGTAAAGTTGAAGTGATTGATAACACTGATCAAGAATATACTTTGACAATCAATCCAACAATGAACTGTAATTTCAAATGCTGGTATTGCTACGAAACCCATATTAAAAAATCAAACATGGAAGAGGCTAATGTTGCCAAAACTAAAGCCCTTATTTCAAACATTCTTTCCGCAGAAAACCTAAAGCTTTTCAAACTCCAGTTTTTTGGTGGTGAGCCTTTATTAAATTATCAAGATGCGGTTAAACCAATTCTTAGTTATTGTTTAGAAAAGGCTAAGGAAAAAGATATAAACTTACTTGTATCTATAACAACAAATGGTTACTTAATCAATGAGAGTATGTTACCATTATTTCATGCAGTTGGTCCAAACAATATTATTTTTCAAATTACTTTGGATGGTTCAGAGGATGACCATGATAGTGTTCGGTTTGTCTCCAAAACAAAAGGATCTTATAAAGAAATTCTTGATAGAATTAGATTACTTCTCAAGTCTGGATTACTTGTTAGAGCACGTATCAATTATACAATAAAAAATATCCAGAAATGTGTTAATATTATTGAAGATTTTAAAGCACTAACACACGAAGAAAAGAGCCGTCTAATTTTTTCATTTCACCGGGTTTGGCAAGATTCTCAAGCCAAAGATTATGCTAATGTCATAGAACCGACTATCAAATATTTCAAGAATCAAGGTTTTAACGTAAAAACGGAGTACTCATTAGATAGCGTTAATAACTCATGCTATGGGGATAAGTTGAATAGTGCTGTCGTCAACTTTAATGGTGACGTTTATAAATGTACAGCCCGAGATTTTACATCAGATTCAAAAAATGGTGTACTATCAGATAATGGCAGCATTGATTGGAATCAAGAAATGCTTATTAATAGAATGAATGTTAAGTTTAAGAATAAACCTTGCCTAAGCTGCAAGATTTTGCCTATCTGTAATGGCGGTTGTTCTCAGCATGCTTACGAAAATCTAAATGGTCCAGGCTATTGCGTTTATAATTTCGACGAAAATAAAAAAGATAGATTAATAATTTCCCGATTTGAGGAAATATTGCATGACCATAACATTCCATATGACTTGAACGGACTTATAGAAAATTTTGACTAA
- a CDS encoding outer membrane beta-barrel family protein — protein MKTLFTLIACLMVCGASFAQKLNTLTGKIVDEKTVPVSFAIVRVLNYPDTTVVKSVSTNIDGEFNIDQLKSGDYVLSISIVGFKSKKTDRFSLNGDLKLPVISIESLTKQLKEVSVQGKKPFIEHQIDKMVLNVENSIVATGGTALEILEKAPGVQLDRQNDQILLNNKSGVMVMIDGKNNFLSSADLTVYLNGLSSSQIATIEIITNPSAKYDAAGNAGIINIKLKKNKAFGTNGSVSSTYRNAIRANLPTNIYGSELNFNLNHRVEKWNFFTNANASKNNNFSNLFLERSTNANGLQSMFNQDFQKIYTGSRLAAKLGADYYAGEKTTIGIMFDGSTNTRKLDNFAQTFINEIRNGVAGNNSLIQNSDANTPNKNYSANFNIRHDFKKEGASLNFDADYSGFDYSGLENFNTNFYDEKGVVYNNTIIKNDSKTAIDIYAAKTDFTWPLSKTTKIETGLKSAYVKTNNDFLSSAFLNNEWQNVVGQSNNFIYKENVNAAYANLSKDLGKWQIQAGLRAEYTQSTGTSVTNNTSVKQDYLSLFPTIFVNQKISESSNLHYTYGRRIDRPNYQQLNPFNFYMDPYTIQQGNPYLKPQFTNNFEVSYNYKSGLFFSLSYAKTKDLILDSKTAQNDSTRIVTVGQGNIGSGQYYSAGLSVPVNIAKWWNLQNNFRVSYNKFNDDNLEGAPFVLSKVFYNFNTVNSIILGDSWALETNFWLNSPKVRGLERTTIYQYALNIGVQKSFLSKALKLKLNVDDIFQTNYWKGTLDYQNVNLRVQNNYISRRVSFNISYSFGNQNLKSNHDRKTAADDVKNRAGG, from the coding sequence ATGAAAACATTATTTACGCTAATTGCATGCCTGATGGTGTGTGGGGCTTCTTTTGCCCAAAAATTAAACACACTGACGGGGAAAATCGTCGATGAAAAGACTGTTCCGGTGTCGTTTGCGATTGTAAGGGTGTTGAATTATCCGGATACCACGGTTGTGAAAAGTGTATCAACCAATATAGATGGTGAGTTTAATATCGACCAGTTAAAAAGTGGCGATTATGTCCTTTCGATTTCGATAGTTGGTTTTAAAAGTAAAAAGACTGATCGTTTTTCGCTTAACGGAGATTTAAAATTACCTGTTATCAGCATTGAAAGTTTAACCAAACAATTAAAAGAGGTGAGCGTTCAAGGCAAAAAGCCTTTTATTGAACATCAGATTGATAAAATGGTGCTGAATGTAGAGAACAGTATTGTTGCGACAGGCGGTACGGCACTCGAAATTTTAGAAAAGGCACCTGGCGTACAGTTAGACAGGCAAAATGATCAGATTTTATTAAACAATAAATCGGGTGTAATGGTGATGATTGATGGAAAGAACAACTTTTTATCGAGTGCTGATTTAACGGTTTATCTAAATGGCTTAAGCAGCAGCCAGATTGCTACCATCGAAATTATTACGAACCCATCGGCTAAATACGATGCTGCCGGCAATGCTGGTATCATTAACATTAAACTAAAAAAGAATAAAGCATTTGGTACAAACGGGAGTGTCTCATCAACCTATCGCAATGCAATAAGGGCTAACTTACCCACCAATATTTACGGATCGGAACTTAACTTTAATTTAAATCACCGTGTAGAAAAGTGGAATTTTTTCACCAATGCAAATGCTTCAAAAAATAATAATTTTTCGAATTTATTTTTAGAGCGGAGCACCAATGCAAATGGTTTACAGAGTATGTTTAACCAGGATTTTCAGAAAATATATACAGGATCACGGTTGGCGGCAAAACTGGGGGCTGATTATTACGCAGGCGAAAAAACAACCATCGGTATAATGTTTGATGGCAGTACGAATACACGTAAACTGGATAATTTCGCTCAAACCTTTATAAACGAAATCAGGAATGGGGTTGCGGGCAATAATTCGTTAATCCAAAATTCTGATGCGAACACCCCAAACAAAAATTATAGTGCAAATTTTAATATCAGACATGATTTTAAAAAGGAAGGTGCCAGCTTAAATTTTGATGCCGATTACTCGGGCTTTGATTACTCAGGTCTGGAAAATTTTAACACCAATTTTTACGACGAAAAAGGGGTGGTGTACAATAATACCATCATTAAAAATGATAGTAAAACAGCGATTGATATTTATGCGGCAAAAACAGATTTTACCTGGCCGCTGTCAAAAACTACAAAAATAGAAACCGGTTTAAAAAGTGCCTATGTTAAAACCAATAACGATTTTCTGTCGTCGGCATTTCTAAATAATGAATGGCAAAATGTTGTAGGGCAAAGCAACAACTTTATTTATAAAGAAAACGTAAATGCTGCTTATGCAAATTTATCTAAGGATTTAGGTAAGTGGCAAATTCAGGCGGGTTTACGGGCAGAGTATACGCAATCTACCGGTACATCGGTAACCAATAATACCTCAGTAAAGCAAGATTATTTATCATTATTCCCAACGATTTTTGTTAATCAGAAAATTTCTGAAAGTAGTAATCTACATTACACCTATGGCCGACGGATAGATAGGCCAAATTACCAACAGTTAAATCCATTTAATTTTTATATGGACCCTTACACCATACAACAGGGCAATCCATATTTGAAGCCTCAGTTTACCAATAATTTCGAAGTGAGTTATAATTATAAAAGTGGATTATTTTTTTCTTTGAGTTATGCTAAAACAAAAGATTTAATTTTAGATAGTAAAACTGCACAAAACGATAGCACCAGGATAGTTACTGTAGGGCAAGGGAATATTGGCAGCGGACAATACTATTCAGCTGGTTTATCTGTTCCGGTAAATATTGCCAAATGGTGGAATTTGCAAAACAATTTTAGGGTTTCTTATAATAAATTTAATGATGATAATTTAGAAGGCGCCCCTTTTGTTTTAAGTAAAGTATTCTACAATTTTAATACTGTAAATTCGATTATTTTAGGCGATAGCTGGGCATTAGAAACTAATTTTTGGTTAAACTCACCAAAAGTTAGAGGCTTGGAACGGACCACTATTTATCAGTATGCCTTAAATATAGGTGTGCAGAAAAGTTTCTTAAGCAAAGCTTTAAAACTTAAGTTAAATGTTGATGATATTTTTCAAACCAACTACTGGAAAGGAACGCTCGATTATCAGAATGTGAATTTAAGGGTGCAGAACAATTACATTAGCAGAAGGGTATCTTTCAATATCAGTTATAGTTTTGGTAATCAAAATCTAAAATCAAACCATGACCGGAAAACGGCGGCGGATGATGTTAAGAATAGAGCAGGAGGGTAG
- a CDS encoding PspC domain-containing protein, with the protein MEKTIIINIGNTIIHIEESAYERLKAYLNEVKHYFANHADDLEIVTDIENRIAELLTEQLEEQKKQVVDSTNVNAVIAQMGRVQDFDTVEEGEEEPVINSTYQHQYVEKKLYRDMDDRVIAGVCAGIAHFVNADPKWIRLATLLISFAGGFGILVYAILWIIMPKAKSRIERMEMKGEPANLQGFQKNLDEELQAVKERLGEVNKHAQPIFARLGIFIGEFVEWLGRFISGTGKVIFKVIAGFIIVFGVLFLLTLIIGTAAFQGFWDASIYEYFPFSIINEGNRGAILFGAFIVCFVPVLALVLFSIRVAFNKQAINKTLSFALLIIWLAGVAITGYQAAKISSEFKQHAELTQTTDLKAYPVYTINIDKSKYFSKEDSVAYHIDANNRHQIVVDDFEDGPFVSPNHIRIDINKSETGVTRLTQKYESQGKTFQGALQNAQNISYNYIVKDSELIFSPRFQLRKGTIWRNQEVRLNLEIPVGTRLILKQDAYRYVNNYWTWDCNNRENDHNDYSVWIMTDDGLKCVAQLKEEALKKEKLEQELRDLDHLQKDKPNDTLYQDSVSNRVKEVKEELGIAPEE; encoded by the coding sequence ATGGAAAAGACCATCATCATTAATATAGGAAACACAATTATTCACATTGAAGAAAGTGCCTACGAACGCTTAAAGGCCTACCTGAACGAAGTAAAACACTATTTTGCCAACCATGCAGATGACCTTGAAATTGTAACGGATATTGAAAACCGGATTGCCGAGCTGCTAACTGAACAATTGGAAGAGCAGAAAAAACAGGTGGTAGATTCGACCAATGTAAACGCTGTGATTGCGCAAATGGGCAGGGTACAGGATTTTGATACGGTAGAGGAAGGTGAGGAAGAACCTGTAATTAACAGTACTTACCAACACCAGTATGTAGAGAAAAAATTATACCGCGATATGGACGACCGCGTGATTGCAGGTGTTTGCGCCGGTATTGCACACTTTGTAAATGCAGACCCTAAATGGATCAGGCTGGCAACGTTACTGATCAGTTTTGCAGGTGGATTTGGAATATTGGTATATGCCATACTCTGGATCATCATGCCGAAAGCAAAATCCCGGATTGAACGCATGGAGATGAAAGGTGAGCCTGCAAATCTTCAGGGATTTCAAAAGAACCTGGATGAAGAATTGCAAGCGGTTAAAGAACGTTTAGGAGAGGTAAACAAACATGCCCAACCAATATTTGCCCGCCTGGGGATTTTTATTGGTGAGTTTGTTGAATGGCTGGGTCGTTTTATTTCGGGCACCGGTAAGGTTATTTTTAAAGTAATTGCAGGCTTCATTATTGTTTTTGGCGTACTCTTTTTGCTTACTTTAATTATCGGTACAGCTGCTTTTCAGGGATTTTGGGATGCGAGTATTTACGAATATTTCCCCTTCTCTATTATAAATGAAGGCAATAGGGGGGCAATTTTATTTGGTGCATTTATTGTTTGCTTTGTACCGGTTTTGGCTCTGGTATTATTCTCCATCAGGGTAGCTTTTAACAAACAGGCCATTAATAAAACACTTTCTTTCGCTTTGTTAATTATCTGGTTGGCTGGTGTGGCTATAACAGGTTATCAGGCTGCTAAGATTTCATCAGAATTTAAGCAACATGCAGAGTTAACACAAACAACCGACCTGAAAGCTTATCCGGTATATACCATCAATATCGATAAAAGTAAATATTTCAGTAAAGAAGATAGTGTTGCTTACCACATTGATGCGAACAACCGCCACCAGATTGTAGTTGATGATTTTGAAGATGGACCATTTGTTTCACCAAACCATATCCGCATTGATATTAACAAAAGTGAAACTGGTGTTACCCGTTTAACACAGAAGTACGAATCGCAGGGTAAAACTTTTCAAGGTGCCTTGCAGAATGCGCAGAACATTAGCTACAATTATATAGTGAAAGATTCTGAACTGATTTTTAGTCCGCGGTTTCAATTGAGAAAGGGAACCATCTGGAGAAACCAGGAAGTAAGGTTAAATCTTGAAATTCCGGTGGGAACCAGATTGATTTTAAAGCAGGATGCTTACCGTTACGTTAATAATTACTGGACATGGGATTGCAACAACAGAGAAAATGACCACAATGATTATAGTGTTTGGATCATGACAGATGATGGATTGAAATGCGTTGCGCAATTAAAAGAAGAGGCGTTAAAAAAGGAAAAGTTAGAGCAGGAGTTACGTGATTTAGACCACTTGCAAAAAGATAAACCTAATGATACCCTGTATCAGGATTCTGTATCAAACCGGGTTAAGGAAGTTAAAGAAGAGTTGGGGATAGCGCCTGAAGAATAG
- a CDS encoding PadR family transcriptional regulator → MIAENTQTQMRKGILEYCVLSIISRGEIYASDIIAELRTAKLLVVEGTLYPLLTRLKNNGLLSYNWVESTSGPPRKYYTLTEDGRGILSQLDQTWQELAYAVGISQKGANS, encoded by the coding sequence ATGATAGCAGAAAATACGCAAACGCAAATGCGGAAGGGAATTCTGGAATACTGTGTTTTATCAATCATCTCCCGGGGCGAAATATATGCTTCGGATATTATTGCCGAATTGAGGACGGCAAAGCTATTGGTGGTTGAGGGTACATTATACCCATTATTAACCAGGCTTAAAAACAACGGTTTGTTAAGCTACAACTGGGTAGAATCTACCTCAGGCCCACCGCGTAAATATTATACCTTAACCGAAGATGGTAGGGGCATTTTATCACAATTAGATCAAACCTGGCAGGAGCTGGCTTATGCTGTAGGTATTTCACAAAAAGGAGCCAATTCATAA